Genomic DNA from uncultured Desulfuromusa sp.:
GGCGCTTTACGCCGGGAACGGTGGCTCTACCTGCGGCAACATCGGCACCACGACCGGTCAATTTAGCGACCATGTAATCACCGACGGTTTCGACATTGACCAGGTCCTGCTCGGCCAGCCAGCTGATCAGGTTGCGCACCTGGTCACGGCTGATGGTGTGACCGAAGGCAGCTAAAATGCTCTGCAGCACGCTTTCGTTGTGGCTGTAACCGGCATCTTCAGACAGTGCGCGGAGCACAACCAGGCGACGGTCTTCGGCGAGTAATGCGCTGATACTCATTTATTTTCTCTCCTTAAAAGTTCTTGCAGCACCAGATCCATTTGATTCCTTGTTGCGCTCATTTCTCCCGCCAGATTTTCAACTTTGGCGACCGCTGAATCCATCCGGGCATGAACGCGGCCAATATCGCTCAGGCTCGGCAACGATTTAAACTCGGCCTCAATGGTTGCTATTCTTGTGGTTGTTGGGCAGGCCGGGACATGTTCTTTGATCAACTCTTTGGCCTTGATTTCGTCAATTTTCTTGGCATTTGACTCTTCTAAGTCACCGACCCGTTTATTGTTCGCCTGATTTTTTCGACTCACAGCCATCCAGATCACAACGATGATGTTAAAAACACCCTGCCCAACTGCCAGCCAAAATCCTGCTGCGCGATAATCCATTAAATTGTTCTCCAGTGGCTGAGGAGTTCTTTTTGCTCTTGTTCTTGTTCCTGCTGGCAGCTCACGCAGAGCTTGCAGCCCTTCTGAGCTTTACGTCTCCCTTCCGGGATCGGCTCTTCGCAGTTCTCGCAAAACCTGTTTGAGATCCCGGTCGAATTGTTTTG
This window encodes:
- a CDS encoding TraR/DksA C4-type zinc finger protein, producing the protein MADDADRAQVINDQFQADMLAQAQQNNSTGISNRFCENCEEPIPEGRRKAQKGCKLCVSCQQEQEQEQKELLSHWRTI